Proteins from a single region of Candidatus Rokuibacteriota bacterium:
- the purH gene encoding bifunctional phosphoribosylaminoimidazolecarboxamide formyltransferase/IMP cyclohydrolase, with the protein MSSIKRALVSVHDKAGVVDLARGLVALGAEILSTGGTAKVLREAGIPLREVSEVTGAPEMLDGRVKTLHPKIHAAILARREKPEHLAQLQAHGIPPIDLVAINLYPFEQTVARPGVEPDEAVEQIDIGGPTLIRAAAKNWESVVVLTDPGQYTPVLDELRQRGGLSRETRYRLAREAFRRTAQYDAAIAAWFRDPQAVPRSAQASAEPAFPPVLKLEAELLRQLRYGENPHQSAAFYRLVDASPFGLAAARQLHGPELSYNNLLDASAALGLVMEFDEPAAVVIKHTNPCGVGLGASVAEALGRAKASDPVSIFGGIVGVNRPLELEAVKQLAGILIEVLIAPSYASAALEELRRTKQKCRVLELPCDRRSLLQPRLEYRSVPGGLLVQDADAKDLDEGALTVVSRRPPTAEEWAGLRFAWKVAKHVKSNAIVLATRDQLIGVGAGQMSRVDAARLAVLRAKELGLETRGTVCASDAFFPFRDGLDVVAQAGATAVIHPGGSVRDQEVIACADEHGMAMVLTGIRHFRH; encoded by the coding sequence ATGAGTTCCATCAAGCGGGCGCTGGTCAGTGTGCACGACAAAGCCGGTGTGGTGGACCTCGCCCGCGGGCTGGTCGCCCTGGGGGCGGAGATCCTCTCCACCGGGGGGACGGCGAAGGTCCTCCGCGAGGCGGGGATCCCGCTGCGTGAGGTCTCGGAGGTGACGGGGGCCCCCGAGATGCTCGACGGGCGGGTGAAGACGCTTCACCCGAAGATTCACGCGGCGATCCTGGCGCGGCGCGAGAAGCCCGAGCACCTTGCCCAGCTCCAGGCCCACGGGATCCCGCCGATCGATCTCGTCGCGATCAACCTCTACCCGTTCGAGCAAACCGTCGCGCGTCCCGGCGTCGAGCCGGATGAGGCGGTGGAGCAGATCGACATCGGCGGCCCAACCCTGATCAGGGCCGCGGCCAAGAACTGGGAATCGGTCGTGGTGCTCACCGACCCCGGCCAGTACACGCCGGTCCTCGACGAGCTGAGACAGCGCGGCGGGCTCTCGAGGGAGACGCGCTACCGCCTGGCGCGCGAGGCGTTCCGCCGGACGGCCCAGTACGACGCGGCGATCGCGGCCTGGTTCCGCGATCCCCAGGCCGTGCCGCGGTCCGCCCAGGCGTCTGCAGAGCCGGCGTTCCCGCCCGTCTTGAAGCTCGAGGCCGAGCTGCTCCGGCAGCTCCGCTACGGCGAGAATCCCCACCAGAGCGCGGCGTTCTACCGGCTTGTGGACGCCTCCCCGTTCGGGCTGGCCGCGGCGCGCCAGCTCCACGGTCCCGAGCTCTCCTACAACAATCTCCTGGACGCTTCCGCCGCGCTCGGTCTCGTGATGGAGTTCGACGAGCCCGCCGCCGTCGTGATCAAGCACACCAACCCGTGCGGAGTCGGTCTCGGCGCGAGCGTGGCCGAGGCGCTGGGGCGCGCGAAGGCGTCGGACCCGGTCTCCATTTTCGGGGGGATCGTCGGCGTGAACCGTCCGCTCGAGCTCGAAGCGGTGAAGCAGCTTGCCGGGATCCTGATCGAGGTCCTGATCGCCCCGTCGTACGCCTCCGCCGCGCTGGAGGAGCTCAGGCGGACGAAGCAGAAGTGCCGGGTCCTGGAGCTGCCCTGCGACCGTCGAAGTCTCCTGCAGCCGCGCCTCGAGTACCGGAGCGTGCCGGGCGGGCTCCTGGTGCAGGACGCGGATGCGAAAGATCTGGATGAGGGCGCGCTCACGGTGGTCTCGCGGCGCCCGCCCACCGCCGAGGAGTGGGCGGGGCTTCGGTTTGCGTGGAAGGTGGCGAAGCACGTCAAGTCCAACGCCATCGTCCTCGCCACCCGCGACCAGCTGATCGGCGTCGGGGCGGGACAGATGAGCCGCGTGGATGCGGCGCGGCTCGCCGTCCTGCGCGCGAAGGAGCTCGGGCTCGAGACCAGGGGGACGGTGTGCGCCTCGGACGCCTTCTTCCCGTTCCGCGATGGGCTCGACGTCGTGGCGCAGGCGGGAG